The following coding sequences lie in one Flagellimonas eckloniae genomic window:
- a CDS encoding AtpZ/AtpI family protein, giving the protein MSQQKSPKKKNNFRNAAMLSGIAFEMGVIIFLAVKGGKWLDVHYQNEKNIFTVIATLLGVAISIWVVLQQLKRIKY; this is encoded by the coding sequence ATGAGCCAGCAAAAGTCTCCTAAAAAGAAAAACAATTTTAGAAATGCCGCAATGCTTTCCGGTATTGCGTTTGAAATGGGAGTAATCATTTTTTTAGCGGTTAAAGGCGGAAAATGGTTGGATGTCCATTATCAAAACGAGAAAAATATTTTCACAGTCATTGCCACTTTATTAGGAGTGGCAATTTCAATTTGGGTAGTTTTACAACAGTTGAAACGTATTAAGTATTGA
- the atpA gene encoding F0F1 ATP synthase subunit alpha, whose protein sequence is MAGVKAAEVSAILKKQLSGFEATASLDEVGTVLQVGDGIARVYGLSNAQYGELVEFDGGMEGIVLNLEEDNVGVVLLGPSREVVEGATVKRTQRIASINVGEGIVGRVVNTLGVPIDGKGPIAGDTYEMPLERKAPGVIYRQPVNEPLQTGIKAVDAMIPVGRGQRELVIGDRQTGKTTVCIDTILNQKEFYDAGEPVYCIYVAIGQKASTVAAIAKTLEDKGALAYTTIVAANASDPAPMQVYAPMAGASIGEYFRDTGRPALIIYDDLSKQAVAYREVSLLLRRPPGREAYPGDVFYLHSRLLERSAKVINDDTIAKEMNDLPDVLKPMVKGGGSLTALPIIETQAGDVSAYIPTNVISITDGQIFLEQDLFNQGVRPAINVGISVSRVGGSAQIKSMKKVAGTLKLDQAQFRELEAFAKFGSDLDAATLNVIEKGRRNVEILKQAQNDPFTVEDQVAIIFAGSKNLLRDVPVDKIKEFERDFIEFMNAKHRDVLDTLKAGKLTDEVTDTLTAVCKDLSGKYRN, encoded by the coding sequence ATGGCAGGAGTAAAAGCAGCTGAAGTATCAGCAATATTGAAAAAGCAATTATCAGGTTTTGAAGCTACCGCTTCTTTGGATGAAGTAGGTACCGTATTACAAGTAGGTGATGGTATTGCCCGTGTGTATGGACTTTCCAACGCTCAATATGGTGAGTTAGTGGAGTTCGATGGCGGTATGGAAGGTATTGTTTTGAACTTGGAGGAAGATAATGTTGGTGTTGTATTATTAGGCCCGTCCAGAGAAGTTGTGGAAGGCGCTACAGTTAAAAGAACACAACGAATCGCATCCATTAATGTTGGTGAAGGAATCGTTGGTCGTGTAGTAAACACCTTAGGTGTACCAATTGACGGTAAAGGACCAATTGCTGGAGATACGTACGAAATGCCATTGGAGCGCAAAGCGCCCGGTGTAATCTACCGTCAGCCGGTAAACGAACCATTGCAAACTGGAATTAAAGCCGTTGATGCCATGATTCCTGTAGGTAGAGGCCAACGTGAGTTGGTTATTGGTGACCGTCAAACTGGAAAAACAACAGTTTGTATCGATACCATTCTAAATCAAAAAGAATTCTATGATGCTGGAGAACCGGTATACTGTATCTATGTTGCCATAGGTCAAAAAGCTTCTACCGTTGCAGCTATTGCTAAGACATTGGAAGATAAAGGTGCTTTGGCATATACCACTATAGTTGCTGCAAATGCATCAGATCCTGCTCCAATGCAGGTTTATGCTCCTATGGCAGGTGCTTCTATTGGAGAATATTTTAGAGATACCGGTAGACCCGCCTTGATCATTTATGATGATTTATCTAAACAAGCAGTTGCCTACCGTGAAGTTTCCCTTCTATTAAGAAGACCTCCAGGACGTGAGGCATATCCTGGTGACGTTTTCTATTTGCACTCAAGATTATTGGAGCGTTCAGCAAAAGTAATCAACGACGACACCATTGCAAAAGAGATGAACGACCTTCCCGATGTCTTGAAACCGATGGTAAAAGGAGGAGGTTCGTTGACCGCGCTTCCAATTATTGAAACACAAGCGGGTGACGTATCGGCATATATTCCAACAAACGTAATTTCCATTACGGACGGGCAGATATTCTTGGAACAAGATTTATTTAACCAAGGGGTGAGACCTGCAATTAACGTAGGTATCTCCGTATCGCGTGTAGGTGGTTCGGCTCAGATTAAGTCCATGAAAAAAGTAGCAGGTACACTTAAACTGGATCAAGCACAGTTCCGTGAATTGGAAGCTTTTGCCAAGTTCGGTTCAGATTTGGATGCTGCTACCTTAAATGTAATTGAAAAAGGACGTAGAAACGTTGAGATTTTGAAACAAGCGCAAAACGACCCTTTTACAGTAGAAGATCAGGTAGCTATTATCTTCGCAGGGTCTAAAAACTTGTTGAGAGATGTTCCTGTTGACAAAATTAAAGAGTTTGAAAGGGACTTTATAGAGTTCATGAATGCTAAGCACAGGGATGTATTGGATACCTTAAAAGCTGGAAAACTGACAGATGAGGTCACGGATACATTGACCGCTGTTTGTAAAGACCTTTCAGGAAAGTATAGAAATTAG
- a CDS encoding nuclear transport factor 2 family protein — MTTQEVADKLVSLCREGKYPEAYGLYANDAVSIEMPGVPNEVTEGLDNILKGFEQWASMIEESHGGTVGDPVVAGNHFVVPMTSDVTFKDGRRVNMEELSMYQVEGGKIKKASFHYDPTTMF, encoded by the coding sequence ATGACAACACAAGAAGTAGCAGACAAACTAGTTAGCCTTTGCAGAGAAGGCAAATATCCTGAAGCCTACGGACTCTATGCCAATGATGCCGTCAGCATTGAAATGCCTGGAGTGCCCAATGAGGTTACCGAAGGTTTGGACAATATTTTAAAAGGTTTTGAGCAATGGGCAAGTATGATTGAAGAAAGTCACGGAGGAACAGTAGGCGATCCAGTTGTTGCCGGCAATCACTTTGTTGTTCCCATGACCAGCGATGTAACCTTTAAGGATGGTAGACGGGTAAACATGGAGGAACTTTCCATGTATCAAGTTGAAGGAGGAAAAATAAAAAAAGCCTCGTTTCATTACGATCCTACCACCATGTTCTAG
- a CDS encoding F0F1 ATP synthase subunit B has protein sequence MAKLLEEFSLGLFFWQTLLFGLLLFLMWKFAWKPILKAVNDREDGIKDALAAAEDAKKEMQNVTADSEKLLKEARAEREAMLKEAREIKDKIVADAKEQAQVEGDKLVKQAQATIESEKKAAVADIKAQVANLSVDIAEKVIKEELSDKKKQLKLVDDMLGDIKLN, from the coding sequence ATGGCAAAGTTATTAGAAGAGTTTTCGTTAGGACTGTTTTTCTGGCAGACATTATTGTTTGGACTATTGTTGTTCCTCATGTGGAAATTTGCATGGAAACCTATCCTAAAAGCTGTAAATGATCGTGAAGATGGAATTAAGGATGCCTTGGCTGCAGCTGAAGATGCCAAAAAAGAAATGCAGAATGTAACTGCGGATAGTGAGAAACTTTTAAAAGAAGCACGAGCAGAAAGAGAAGCCATGCTTAAAGAAGCTCGTGAAATAAAAGATAAAATCGTTGCTGATGCCAAAGAACAGGCTCAGGTAGAAGGAGACAAATTGGTGAAGCAAGCCCAAGCAACTATTGAAAGTGAAAAGAAAGCCGCCGTTGCCGATATCAAAGCACAAGTGGCCAACCTTTCAGTGGATATTGCAGAAAAAGTGATCAAAGAAGAATTATCCGATAAGAAGAAGCAACTAAAATTGGTTGACGATATGTTGGGTGATATCAAATTGAACTAG
- the atpE gene encoding ATP synthase F0 subunit C — protein sequence MEIPVMVGAGLVVIGVGLGIGRIGGSAMEAIARQPEATGKIQTAMLIAAALIEGIGFAALFAV from the coding sequence ATGGAAATTCCAGTAATGGTAGGTGCAGGTTTAGTTGTTATCGGTGTTGGTCTTGGTATTGGTAGAATCGGTGGTTCTGCTATGGAGGCTATTGCTCGTCAACCTGAAGCTACAGGTAAAATCCAAACAGCGATGTTGATTGCAGCAGCGTTGATTGAAGGTATTGGTTTCGCGGCATTATTTGCAGTATAA
- the atpB gene encoding F0F1 ATP synthase subunit A, which yields MQKNTLTRFLLVVALFLGQFTFASDTEKETEEHGKDLKTEIKEYISHHLQDAHDFSLFSYTKENGEHKYVGFPLPVILWDNGLKVFSSSKFHHGETLAEVDGNYYKLYHSKIYKTDAEGTIHYDEEHHATNVKPLDFSITKNVVMIIVTGLLMLWLFTSLARSYAKNNGVPTGVGRFFEPIVLYVRDDIARPNIGEKRYKKYMSFLLTIFFFIWFLNMFGLTPLGINVTGNIAITVSLAIMTFLITNFTGTKDYWMHQFNPLGDTMPWYAKIPLYIILIPIEILGLFIKPFSLLIRLYANMQAGHIVLMSLIGLMFIFKSWLGSPLSFGLAFAISLIEVLVALLQAYIFTMLSALYFGFASEEHEHDHEHEAEVAH from the coding sequence ATGCAAAAAAACACTTTGACTAGATTTCTTCTTGTAGTTGCACTATTTTTAGGTCAGTTCACTTTTGCAAGTGATACGGAAAAAGAGACCGAGGAACACGGAAAGGACCTTAAGACAGAAATTAAGGAATATATCTCCCATCACCTTCAAGACGCACATGATTTTTCTTTGTTTTCATATACTAAAGAAAATGGAGAGCATAAATATGTTGGGTTTCCATTGCCAGTGATTTTATGGGATAATGGATTAAAGGTTTTTTCATCTTCCAAATTCCACCATGGAGAGACCTTGGCTGAGGTAGATGGAAATTATTACAAACTCTACCACAGTAAGATTTATAAAACAGATGCTGAAGGCACAATTCATTATGATGAAGAGCATCATGCTACCAATGTAAAACCTTTGGATTTTTCAATCACCAAGAATGTTGTGATGATTATTGTTACGGGATTGTTGATGTTGTGGTTGTTCACCAGTTTGGCAAGGTCCTATGCAAAGAACAATGGAGTGCCTACAGGCGTAGGTCGTTTCTTTGAGCCCATAGTACTTTATGTTAGAGATGATATTGCCAGACCTAATATTGGGGAGAAGCGTTACAAAAAGTATATGTCATTTTTGTTGACCATATTCTTCTTTATATGGTTCTTGAACATGTTTGGGTTAACACCTCTAGGAATTAATGTAACAGGGAATATTGCTATAACAGTTTCTTTGGCAATTATGACGTTCTTGATAACCAATTTTACAGGTACCAAGGATTATTGGATGCACCAGTTTAATCCTTTGGGAGATACCATGCCTTGGTATGCTAAGATTCCATTATATATTATATTGATTCCTATTGAAATTTTAGGATTGTTCATTAAGCCATTCTCATTATTGATTCGTTTGTATGCGAACATGCAAGCAGGTCACATTGTATTAATGAGTTTGATTGGGTTGATGTTCATCTTTAAAAGTTGGTTGGGTAGCCCGTTATCATTCGGACTTGCTTTTGCCATTTCATTGATTGAAGTATTGGTAGCATTGCTACAAGCATATATTTTCACCATGTTGAGCGCTTTGTATTTCGGATTTGCTTCCGAAGAACATGAGCACGACCATGAACATGAGGCAGAAGTTGCCCATTAA
- a CDS encoding DUF6168 family protein has product MLKRSLPTQFYLLLAFLLLFSFGLHIWILSYKDLPIFDNLIIRSYLVNALLAATIFFLLYQYRKRLKSQMGFLFMGGSFLKFIFFFLLFYPTYKSDGEMSGLEFASFFVPYLVCLFLETFFTSKMLKNLDESTK; this is encoded by the coding sequence ATGCTAAAAAGAAGCTTGCCAACTCAATTTTATCTGTTACTAGCGTTTTTGCTTCTATTTTCCTTTGGATTGCACATATGGATTCTTTCCTATAAAGACCTGCCCATTTTTGACAACCTAATTATTCGCTCTTATTTGGTAAACGCTCTTTTGGCAGCGACGATATTCTTTTTGTTATATCAATATAGGAAAAGACTGAAAAGCCAAATGGGTTTTTTGTTTATGGGAGGGAGTTTCCTAAAATTCATCTTTTTCTTCCTTTTGTTTTATCCCACATATAAAAGTGATGGGGAAATGTCCGGTTTAGAATTTGCATCCTTTTTTGTACCGTATTTGGTTTGTCTTTTTTTGGAGACTTTTTTCACTTCAAAAATGCTCAAGAATTTGGATGAATCCACCAAATAA
- a CDS encoding DUF2461 domain-containing protein, producing the protein MITKPYTSFFKELSKNNNKEWFHANKKRYENDAKVPFLLLLDEVLEVITEWDNRILPDPKKAIFRINRDVRFSKDKTPYHNILKAGFSPNGKKSILPGYYLGIDATSIHVGGGLFMLRPPELKLVRELIAKDPDTLVKIIGASSFTQNFGKLSGEKAKRLDKSLLPTAEKTDLIYNKQFYAMAEFPLEPFYGSDKLLTEILNHFEAIKPLNTYLDQAFN; encoded by the coding sequence ATGATTACAAAACCATACACATCCTTTTTTAAAGAGCTTTCCAAAAACAACAATAAAGAGTGGTTTCATGCTAACAAAAAACGCTATGAAAATGATGCGAAAGTACCATTCCTTTTACTCTTGGATGAGGTGTTGGAAGTCATTACGGAGTGGGACAATCGAATTCTCCCCGACCCTAAAAAAGCAATATTCAGAATCAATAGGGATGTGCGTTTTTCCAAAGACAAAACCCCATATCACAACATTTTAAAAGCTGGGTTTTCACCCAATGGGAAAAAATCCATTCTACCGGGTTACTATTTGGGAATAGATGCAACCAGCATCCATGTTGGTGGAGGGTTATTTATGCTCAGGCCGCCTGAACTCAAATTGGTCCGAGAGCTTATTGCAAAAGACCCTGATACTTTGGTAAAAATTATCGGAGCTTCCTCTTTTACCCAAAATTTTGGAAAACTTAGTGGGGAAAAGGCAAAACGACTGGATAAGAGCTTACTTCCGACAGCGGAAAAAACGGATTTAATCTACAACAAACAATTCTATGCCATGGCAGAATTTCCGTTGGAACCATTTTATGGTTCAGATAAATTGCTGACGGAAATTTTAAATCATTTTGAGGCCATTAAACCTCTGAATACCTATTTGGACCAAGCGTTCAATTAA
- a CDS encoding GlxA family transcriptional regulator, with the protein MIHVSILVPKGNAILSNVVGPFKVLMAANQFLKQTGARKGDFFETHLVGLEHDYSLYNGMFSIHCDKTIDDIEKTDLILIPALRPDKLAEDLADNKDFVPWILNQRNKHNAEVASMCMGAFVLAQTGLVNGKQCATHWAAMEMFKTMFPQVNLVSNKIVTDEDGIYSSGGAFSFLNLMLHLVEKYCGRGTAIYISKFFEIDMDRVDQNQFAIFQGQKDHDDAAIQEAQKYIESNVMDKISVQQLAKKYAISSRNFVRRFKKATQNTPLEYIQRVKIEAAKRSLESTEKNVNEVMYQVGYADQKAFRTVFKKYAGLSPVAYKTKYNRSRVNFERPTSW; encoded by the coding sequence ATGATACATGTAAGTATTTTGGTGCCAAAAGGGAATGCCATTTTAAGCAATGTTGTTGGACCATTTAAAGTATTAATGGCGGCAAATCAGTTTTTAAAACAAACTGGTGCAAGAAAGGGCGATTTTTTTGAGACACATTTAGTTGGGCTCGAACATGATTATTCATTATATAATGGAATGTTCAGTATTCACTGCGATAAGACCATTGATGATATTGAGAAAACGGATTTAATTTTAATTCCGGCGCTTAGACCTGATAAATTGGCCGAAGATTTGGCTGATAACAAGGATTTTGTTCCCTGGATTTTGAACCAACGCAACAAACATAATGCTGAGGTTGCCAGTATGTGCATGGGAGCTTTTGTTTTGGCACAAACAGGATTGGTGAATGGGAAGCAATGTGCCACCCATTGGGCGGCAATGGAAATGTTCAAGACCATGTTTCCTCAAGTAAATTTGGTGTCCAATAAAATTGTGACAGATGAAGATGGAATTTATTCCAGTGGAGGGGCATTTTCTTTTTTAAACCTGATGTTACATTTAGTGGAGAAGTATTGCGGCCGTGGAACAGCTATTTATATTTCAAAGTTTTTTGAAATTGATATGGATCGCGTAGACCAGAATCAGTTTGCAATTTTTCAGGGTCAGAAAGACCATGATGATGCGGCAATTCAAGAAGCGCAAAAATATATTGAGAGCAATGTAATGGATAAAATATCGGTACAGCAATTGGCAAAGAAATATGCCATTAGTAGCAGAAATTTTGTCCGTAGATTTAAAAAGGCTACCCAAAACACTCCTTTGGAATATATTCAACGCGTAAAAATTGAAGCAGCAAAACGGAGCCTGGAATCTACAGAAAAGAATGTGAACGAGGTTATGTACCAAGTGGGATATGCAGACCAAAAAGCGTTTAGGACAGTATTTAAAAAATACGCCGGATTATCACCTGTTGCGTACAAGACAAAATACAATCGTAGCAGGGTAAATTTTGAAAGGCCCACTTCTTGGTAG
- a CDS encoding bactofilin family protein: MFSDNKKPRPMTELGGQPNRIEKNTTIKGNITSEADFRIDGKLEGNVKTSGKVVIGKDGLIKGKVECVNADIEGKFNGELFVNDLLSLKASAVIEGTVSVAKLAVEPGATFNAACTMGKGGATSAAPTQRLQPTKTNEPAKVS, encoded by the coding sequence ATGTTTTCAGACAACAAAAAACCTCGTCCCATGACAGAGCTTGGAGGACAACCCAACAGAATTGAAAAGAACACCACAATAAAGGGAAATATTACTTCAGAGGCCGATTTTAGAATTGACGGCAAACTGGAAGGTAATGTTAAGACATCCGGAAAAGTGGTCATAGGGAAAGATGGCCTTATCAAAGGCAAAGTAGAATGTGTAAATGCAGATATAGAAGGAAAGTTCAATGGTGAGCTTTTTGTTAATGACCTTCTTTCTTTGAAAGCATCGGCAGTTATTGAAGGAACAGTAAGTGTTGCCAAATTAGCTGTTGAACCGGGAGCTACGTTTAATGCCGCCTGTACAATGGGTAAAGGAGGCGCTACATCAGCTGCACCTACCCAAAGATTACAGCCCACCAAGACCAATGAGCCAGCAAAAGTCTCCTAA
- a CDS encoding tetratricopeptide repeat protein, with the protein MKLQQTLLIATILGGLVFNSCSTKKDKFINRNWHALNTKYNTLYNGNIAFEQGREELNASYRDDYWEILPVERLEVTEEIKLDSEDNNPNFIIAEEKATKAIQKHSMDIEDEERNPQTDEAFLLLGKARYFDQRYIPALESFNYVLRKYTESDKLNEVTIWREKTNMRLDNPELAIKNLRRLFKFETLKDQEYADANAVLAQCYINLKAADTAIQKLKIAQGYTKKNSEKGRYLFIIGQLYNQMGHKDSANYAFDKVIALNRKSPRVYMINAHLKKIQNIEITDSNREELFEYLTDLEENRENRPFLDKIYREIADFHLENQFDSLAITYYNKSLRATQGELKLNALNYQSLADYNFDRNEYKISGAYYDSTLTNLADNTRKYRNIKKKLDNLEDVIKYEDIVQYSDSVITLYEMPEEERKAYFEEVIAEIKRKEEEEAKKKLERSNAGFATFAESKGGKENKGKFYFYNITSLGYGKNDFKTRWGDRVLEDDWRWSNKNRALPSEATSEEVLANGQSPEELLEEQKYSVDFYLEQIPTEITLIDSLRTERNFANYQLGLIYKEKFKENLLAASKLERVLEADPEERLILPSKYNLYKIYEETGSPLALDMKQNIISNHPDTRYAEILLNPQAVLEGNTDSPDARYASLYKLYQQQEFLQVITMSQNYINKFTGDPIVPKFEMLKANAIGRLQGFEPFKEALNYVALTYPNNPEGKKAEQMVAEQLPKLAKKEFSPETGSSGAGNWKVVFPFKIKDNEKALKLKERLEESITDLKYKNIISKDIYNLEDQFVVVHGFKSKDFALGYAELIKKNKDYRIKDENFVVLSDNYKIIQVHKNLESYKEQISTPKP; encoded by the coding sequence TTGAAGCTTCAACAAACACTTTTAATTGCGACTATTTTAGGAGGACTGGTTTTTAACTCTTGTTCCACCAAAAAAGACAAGTTTATTAACCGCAATTGGCATGCCTTAAACACCAAGTACAATACGCTGTACAATGGCAATATCGCTTTTGAACAAGGCCGTGAAGAATTGAATGCCAGTTACCGAGATGATTATTGGGAAATACTTCCGGTGGAACGATTGGAAGTTACAGAAGAAATAAAATTAGACTCTGAGGATAACAACCCCAACTTTATAATTGCCGAGGAAAAAGCAACTAAAGCTATCCAAAAGCACAGTATGGATATTGAGGATGAAGAACGAAATCCTCAAACAGACGAAGCTTTTTTGTTATTGGGCAAAGCAAGATATTTTGACCAACGCTATATTCCTGCTCTTGAATCGTTCAACTATGTTCTTAGAAAATATACAGAAAGTGATAAGCTAAATGAGGTAACCATCTGGCGTGAAAAAACCAATATGCGCCTTGACAATCCTGAGCTGGCCATTAAAAACCTTAGAAGACTTTTTAAGTTTGAAACCCTAAAAGACCAGGAATATGCTGATGCGAATGCGGTATTGGCGCAATGCTACATTAACCTAAAGGCAGCTGACACCGCCATTCAAAAGCTAAAAATAGCGCAGGGCTATACCAAAAAGAACTCGGAAAAAGGAAGGTATTTGTTCATAATAGGACAATTGTACAACCAAATGGGGCATAAGGATAGCGCCAACTACGCTTTTGATAAAGTAATTGCGTTGAACAGAAAATCGCCAAGAGTCTATATGATCAACGCCCATCTAAAGAAAATCCAGAATATAGAAATCACCGATTCTAATAGGGAAGAGTTATTTGAATATTTGACCGACCTGGAGGAAAATCGGGAAAACCGACCTTTTTTGGATAAAATCTACAGGGAAATTGCAGATTTTCATTTGGAGAACCAATTTGACAGTCTGGCAATAACATATTACAACAAATCACTTAGGGCTACCCAGGGGGAACTCAAATTGAACGCCCTAAACTATCAAAGCTTGGCAGATTATAATTTTGATAGAAACGAATACAAAATTTCTGGAGCCTATTATGATAGTACGTTGACCAATTTGGCTGATAATACAAGAAAGTACCGAAATATAAAAAAGAAGTTGGACAACCTTGAAGATGTTATTAAGTATGAGGATATAGTTCAGTACTCCGATAGTGTAATTACACTTTATGAAATGCCAGAGGAAGAACGCAAAGCATATTTTGAAGAGGTAATTGCCGAGATAAAACGAAAAGAAGAAGAAGAAGCGAAAAAGAAATTGGAACGTTCCAATGCAGGCTTTGCCACTTTTGCAGAAAGCAAGGGCGGAAAGGAAAATAAAGGGAAATTCTATTTTTATAATATTACCAGTCTTGGGTATGGTAAAAACGACTTTAAGACCCGCTGGGGAGATCGTGTTTTGGAAGATGATTGGCGGTGGAGCAATAAGAATAGGGCATTGCCTTCTGAGGCCACCTCAGAAGAAGTTCTGGCAAATGGACAATCACCAGAGGAATTATTGGAGGAACAAAAATATTCCGTGGATTTTTATCTGGAACAAATCCCAACAGAGATAACCTTGATTGATAGCCTTAGAACGGAGCGTAATTTTGCCAATTACCAGTTAGGATTAATTTATAAAGAGAAGTTCAAGGAAAATTTATTGGCAGCTTCAAAACTGGAGCGTGTTTTGGAGGCTGACCCAGAGGAAAGATTGATTTTGCCATCCAAATACAATCTATATAAAATATATGAGGAAACTGGAAGCCCATTGGCCTTGGACATGAAACAAAATATAATTTCCAATCACCCGGATACGCGCTATGCAGAAATCCTGTTAAACCCCCAGGCCGTTTTGGAGGGAAATACCGATAGTCCGGATGCACGTTATGCATCATTGTATAAATTGTACCAACAACAAGAATTTTTACAGGTCATCACCATGTCCCAAAACTATATCAATAAGTTTACAGGGGATCCAATAGTGCCAAAGTTTGAAATGTTGAAGGCAAATGCAATTGGCAGACTTCAAGGGTTTGAGCCTTTCAAGGAAGCACTTAATTACGTGGCGCTCACCTATCCCAATAATCCCGAAGGGAAAAAAGCGGAGCAAATGGTTGCCGAGCAGCTGCCAAAACTGGCTAAAAAAGAATTTTCACCAGAAACAGGTTCTTCTGGAGCGGGGAACTGGAAAGTGGTCTTTCCATTCAAAATAAAGGACAATGAAAAAGCGTTAAAGCTTAAAGAAAGATTGGAAGAATCCATTACGGATTTAAAATACAAGAATATTATTTCCAAGGACATTTACAATTTGGAAGATCAGTTTGTGGTGGTGCATGGTTTTAAATCCAAGGATTTTGCACTAGGTTATGCAGAACTTATAAAAAAGAACAAGGACTATAGAATCAAAGATGAGAATTTTGTAGTTTTATCAGACAATTATAAAATAATACAAGTCCATAAAAATTTAGAATCCTACAAAGAACAGATTTCAACCCCAAAACCCTAG
- the atpH gene encoding ATP synthase F1 subunit delta, whose protein sequence is MNESRAAIRYAKATLDFAIEKKAAKAVEKDMREIAAVITENVELQNLLESPVVKGEIKKNSLQELFKGSQEITKGLISTLTDNKRIGLLQEVALKYIILHEQLKGEDIAYVTTAVPLTGELEKKILAEVTKMTGNKVTIENKIDESIIGGFVLRVGDLQYDASVANKLNGLKREFTNSL, encoded by the coding sequence ATGAACGAGAGTAGAGCAGCCATACGCTACGCAAAAGCAACGTTGGATTTCGCTATCGAAAAGAAAGCAGCTAAGGCTGTGGAAAAGGATATGCGAGAAATAGCAGCTGTAATTACTGAAAATGTAGAGCTTCAAAACCTTTTGGAAAGCCCAGTTGTAAAAGGAGAGATTAAAAAGAATTCCTTGCAAGAACTATTCAAGGGTTCCCAAGAAATCACAAAAGGCCTTATTAGCACTTTAACAGACAACAAAAGAATAGGATTGTTGCAAGAAGTTGCTTTAAAATATATCATTCTCCATGAACAATTAAAAGGAGAAGATATAGCTTATGTTACTACAGCAGTTCCCCTTACAGGAGAATTGGAAAAGAAAATTTTGGCAGAGGTAACCAAAATGACCGGAAATAAGGTCACCATAGAAAATAAGATTGACGAAAGCATCATTGGTGGATTTGTATTGCGCGTTGGCGATTTGCAATATGATGCAAGCGTAGCAAACAAATTGAACGGATTAAAAAGAGAATTTACAAATAGTCTATAA
- a CDS encoding ABC transporter ATP-binding protein yields MISTETLTKTYGSQTVLNIESLEIPKGQSFGLVGNNGAGKTTFFSLLLDLIQPTTGHIINNEVQVDKSEAWKPFTSAFIDETFLIGYLTPEEYFYFIGELRGRNKADVDALLSQFEDFFHGEILGQKKYLRDLSKGNQKKAGIVASFIGNPEVVILDEPFANLDPTTQIRLKEIIKELAAKNEVTVLVSSHDLIHVTEVCERIVVLNKGEIVKDIQTSKETLRELETFFGG; encoded by the coding sequence ATGATTAGCACAGAGACACTTACCAAAACCTACGGTTCCCAAACTGTTTTAAATATTGAATCCTTGGAAATCCCCAAAGGCCAGAGCTTTGGACTTGTAGGAAATAATGGTGCCGGCAAGACTACTTTTTTTAGCCTTTTGTTGGATTTGATTCAACCCACCACTGGCCATATCATCAATAATGAAGTTCAGGTAGATAAAAGTGAGGCGTGGAAACCTTTTACATCTGCATTTATTGACGAGACTTTTCTAATAGGATACTTAACACCCGAAGAATACTTCTATTTTATTGGAGAATTGCGCGGAAGAAACAAAGCCGATGTGGATGCACTGCTTTCCCAATTTGAAGATTTTTTTCATGGCGAAATTTTGGGTCAAAAAAAGTATTTGCGAGATTTATCTAAAGGAAACCAAAAAAAAGCTGGAATAGTTGCTTCGTTTATTGGTAACCCTGAAGTAGTAATATTAGATGAACCTTTCGCCAATCTAGATCCAACCACACAAATTCGCTTAAAGGAAATTATCAAGGAATTGGCAGCTAAAAATGAAGTCACGGTTTTGGTTTCCAGCCATGACTTAATTCATGTCACAGAAGTTTGTGAACGGATTGTGGTGCTTAATAAGGGCGAAATTGTAAAAGATATTCAGACTTCAAAAGAGACCTTAAGGGAGTTGGAAACTTTCTTTGGAGGATAA